The Apis cerana isolate GH-2021 linkage group LG2, AcerK_1.0, whole genome shotgun sequence genomic sequence GCCCCCCAattgaatcaaattataaGTTTCTCGTcggtttaattaaagaaaccaTCGAAGTAGCAAAACGAGGATTAAATACCTTTTACACGTGGAGAAACTTGTCAACAATTATAGAGATATTCGAAAGATGTAAGATAATAAACTAtcgaatagaattataaatagaaaaaaaagaaaaagaaatcgaaggaACAAcacatattgaaatatatttgataatcgaATGGTTCGATCTCTTGAAATGGAACTTGCTCGATCCTCGTTAATTAACTCGATTAATCCGATTAAtgagatgaaaaaataattgatcaagCCGAGTGGAATTTTTCAATAGTCGATTGTCACGATCACGATAATTAAATTCGCTTTGTTTAAATATGACATAAGATACCCAATAAGGATATGCTAAGTGgacgaatgtttatcaataaattcgaACGCACTTTATAAACTTCATCGAGTgtgtttcgttaaatttacaaaagcgAAGAGTGTAacgaaaacgattaaaaaattttttctcgaacaATTGACTTGCACGGAGAAAAGAGTAATTGAGAAAAAACATTATCTCTTGtcaattatcattaatcaCATCAAAGAAGAAAGTCTCGATGAATCACGCGCATCACGtgcatttaacaaaattacaatatagaaACATCAgagtaataaacaattttgagagagagaaaaatataaataaatacgtgtACCAATTCTATTCATTaatctagaaaatattatcattattaattaaaaagatattactaCTTCGCTCGAAATTACAAGCagtgaaaatcaaaaaaaaattcaagttcaaattataaaagtcaGAATTGCCTCGACACTCGTCTAGCCTTCTAAaccaaattcaatatattttccaagcGAATGAAATCACGAACGCAGCGTTCTACTATCGAAACACACGCGAGCCCGCTTCGCAACTCGCTTCGTCATAAATATTCCCACGAATTAGAAGGAATAGTTACGATTATCCCGCGTCGATCATCATTTATTATCCCTTACCGTTCTCCTTCTCGTCCATCTTCTTGGTGACGGACAGGGCTATCCTGCCCTCAGCATCGTTGCTCCTCCCTTGGCTCTCGGCAGTTTTGCTCGGTTCCGTGATATTTTGCCCGCCCGACCGGCCGAAAATCGCGGTGATCAGGTAAGTGTAGTCGCCCGCCAGCATGAGGAACATGCCGAGGAATATGACCAGCCGCACGGTGCTTGTGTCCATGACCATGCCTCCGGCGACTCTCTCGCGTCCTTGGCGTTGTATCGCCGCCGTGAAACGACGCGTCCGCACCGATCGACGATCCTCGATTCACTGCGGCCTCCGCCGATTCAGGGACCGGATCGAGGAAGAACCGAGCCGAGGGGACTGGATCTGCCGATTGAACTTTATTCCCCGTGCCGCTACACCTACTGCGTCCGATAGACCGCCGATTAAAACGGCGCCGCGCGATTCAGAGGCGCCACCacctttgttttctttttatatatattatttcgattcgatcgcgtAGCCGCCGTTGCGAATGTTGATTCGGATCGAGAAAGTGATAGAGCGTTATTGGAATTTATGATGCGGTGATGTTGGAAGTTGGAGAGAAGTTGTTTCGAAAAAGGATTGGATTCGATTATTCGCGGGGAAAGGATAACGAAGCCTCGGAATTGTGAAACTGGAGATATCGTTTTGTGAAACGAAAGAAGGAACGTGATCGATCGGTTTGAGTTTAATTGGTGTCTGGAAAAGATAAACGAAGTTTTGGAATTGTGAGAATAGAGATAttgcttttttcttccttttcgtgaaattaattGGTATTTCAAACAAGATTTGGATTTGATTTGAGTacgtgaaaattttgaagggtaattttttttttatgaaattgaagGTCTTTCGAAAAgtgatgattaatttatatctgatatataaatatatgaatttttgtgattgtaaaattagagagatataattgaatttttttttaagtttcttaTATAACCAATTGAGATTCGAATgcagaatatttttcgatatcgtAGAACGATTGAGAATGATAAACATACGCTCGACTTCTTAAGAATTCGAAAGGAGAACATAAGTACGTGTTACGCAACAGCCATATTGGAACGCCTCAATCCAATTTTCTACAGCgtataaatgcaaattaacaaaaacaatACATACCCGTAAGAAACATGGATGACGCACCGCACGCCCGTGTCCAGAGATCGTCGACTTTCAGACTGTAGGATGTTACAGCAGAACTTTCGCTTTCCAATTCACTTCCACTTTCTTCGATACGTTCAAATCGTCGCAATACTCAACAACTCCAATGCAAAACGATATTCCAtcgcgcgaaaaaaaaaggaaaaaaaaaaaaagattcctcCAAATTCCCTCCGTCCCTTTCAAATTCCTTCAAATTCTGTTAACACgtaaaaaaatccaatttcttTAAACGCAAATTACAATACGATACTCTCGCCCAGAAGTGAAACCATCGACACTCTGAAACTGTAACGATAATGAagctttctaattttttttttaattggaaacaACGGGTTGCAGACGCGCGACGagtggaaataattattccgGTTAAGTAACACGATCGAATGGGTCAAGTACAGCGGATTGAAAAGAATGCGTTTGACGACGAACGACGGAGGTGTTGAGCGTCGCTACCGCAGTCTACCGACGTCGCGCAATGACTGTGAATGATTCGAAACTATGGCGGCAGACCTAACGAGTTGTCAGTGAAAGTTGGACACCCGGCCGCAGCTCGTAGCGATCGGATCGGCCGATCTTGTGCTCGGTTGTTTGCCAATCGGGGCAAACACGTAGGAAGTATTCTTTGTTTCGGATGCGCGAGCGTCGTTTTTCCCCTCGTTTTTTGAACGGAATAGGTATATgcgaagtttttctttttcaattgttttttatttaagctaaaaaaaattcgcattgtttttaatgttattatatatatttttaaaattatataacaagtCAAGtaatatacagaaatattagaaataagatTAAGAGGATTGACGAGAAATGAAATGTACTCATCGTTATATATGGATTATGAATTTGTaggatatctatttttatacaaagttTAAACATTAGTCACTGtccattcttttttccttattgAGTATGTTTATTATACACTTTATAATACTTTGTAGAATACATCAAATGTgagtgttttttttataattaattaggcaatattatattattttattttaacttatgtAATAAGGAATAAAGAACTTAAcaacgtatttattttatcctaatataaaattctaatgtaTTCTGTATATTAGcagttttatatttctctctaGAGGAAATATTtgcagttttttatttatttgcaattctacatctataattaatttttaaatgtaaaatattatacatatacttgtgaaattatatttttttttcatttcactttatttttctctctttctctctctcttcttttctgcGTATCAAGCAAcacgtaaatatttatcatatttcttattttccaaGGTAAAGATTGTAAATTCCCGCGAAGATATTGAACATGGATTGATTTGTCAAACAGGCTTTGTTCATTAACATCTCGAATTATAACATCCCGTCGCAATTGTGTCAcggtttaataatttcaattcgatacAGGCATGTTGTATCTGTAACAAGATATTCACTTTCGATTCTTCAAACTCTGATTACGgagttaaatgattaataataaattttaaggtgaagagttaaaaaataccaagttttttttctcaatgtctctgaaaatattctctacatcgatgttttttaatttttttttttcttctcactTCGCTTTTTGCAAACTTGAAATCCCTCCTTCTTATATAAggtgagaaaaattttttaaaaaattaatatgatctCATCATTGTGAAATATCCACATTTTATGTAACAAAATTAcctaatagaataaataaatgttgaaaattattaattaaatatgacaaTATCCAATCTTTAAAGAGATCGAGATAGATTAAATCTCTctgttttatacaattaatataatacattttttcgtcaaatttattatatttaccaaTTTCACGTTATTTCACGTGACAAAGCACATTTTTCAATAGTAACCAGTCTTTCCAAGGATAATGATACAAACATTTCCAAACCAGAATCACGTATTCTtgtacacacatacatatacacaacGCCTGTTTTACtttcataaaatcttttagGTCCGGTTAATCAAGTGCAATTACTCGTTTACCTtcagagtttttttttctacgagTTGTGCATCCAAATGAagctctattttttttaaattttttttgcctATTCAATCAAACACGTTCTCTCATTCTCGTATCGTACTACGATTTGCTGggataataattcgataatctGCGTggggataatttataatttatgatctcCGTTTTTTGGTTTGATGATCttcagcaaaaaaaaaaagatgattggTTATAGAAATGAtcttaatgtatataaatatataataaattaatatataattatatgataaatatataatatagcgagtaaatattcaacgaatattcagataaaatatgtaaatggataaaaagatgaatcgattaaatttttttatattattgcgtgattgatattacatataatacgcagtattatgtaattttaatacgaatattatatggttattttataatattcttgtaGATGGAAGGAattggtaaaattttttttaatttatcgtaaatgtgactacaatttcaaaaaagtatTGAAGTAGTGAAAGTATTATACTTactaaatatattcgaatatagtTTTTGTGCATAAAATAATTGcgcaaattggtaaaaatttatttttttttgtttatattgcacaaaataatacaaaaatggaCACACAGTTTCAAATACGAATTTGACACAAAGTTGACAAATctggacaaaaatttaaaatttctccttCGTGAAAATAGTGACGAGGCCCAACAAAGATTTAGTAAGGGGTGTCACGTTTTTCAGAGTTTCACTgttcaatttctttacattCAATCGTGACGAAGTGGCATTGTTCCAAAATTTGTCGtatcgttttcttcttctttcattgTGTCGGCGATCTCCACCACTCCAGATCAATTTTTCCGTTTCTGAAATTCAAACGATCAAACTTCGACTTCTATTAATTCGAAAGTTGCGTTCGAACGAGttgttataattttctgaAGCGCAACCTCTAACTTCCACTTATTAATTCATGTATTTCAGAAAGTTATGAAtagcttcaattatatatctagTTAATGTTTCAATTAGTCGTATTGCTGacagggaaaaagagaaagcgaATTAGAAACACATTACTCTCTCCCCGCAAAACCAGTAAACTAATTAGCATTTATCACAGACATTTATCCTTctcaatttaaaacaataaatataaaatatcatataataactaattacgaaaaataacttgtacattttcattacattatatccttcttataaaaatttataatagatacataaaaaaattgatttccaaTTGATTCAAAAGGGAAGGATTCCACTTAAAATTCTAGCAATTTGGGAAAATTCTtaacagaaaatataaatcgaagaaaagaaggaggatGAGGaggaagcaaaaaaaaaaaaaaaaagaaatactcaACGTTGATAAATTGCTGATTCCGAGGAAGCCTCGACAGAAGCATAGTTACTTGAATCCGATTTTTGGTGGTGTAGACGCAGTTGCAACTGCGGgagttggacgacgttggccAGGAGGTCGAGTGACAAAGATCCCATATTTCCTGGGCGGAGGTTCCGGAGGCATGGGCGGTGGAAATGACGGTTCGAGTATCTAAGCAAACATTTCCATTACAATTtgcacacacatacacaaatacaaaaatttacgaTCATTAGATTCCATAAAATTACCTGTTCATATTTGTATACTATAAATACCAAAAGTGAAATCTTTGATCAGCATACTACAATATCGGtccaattatcaattaatcatCACGAATACCAActtacacacacatacacacgtatatacaaaaatgtaaaaatttattataattagattccATAAAATTCATGGATAGCcattcatatttatacacTATAAATACCAAAAGTGAAATCTTTGATCAGTATACTACAATATCTGTACGATTATCAATTAAGAATCACTATGGATTCCAACTTACACATCATTACAATCATTAGATTCCATAAAATTATCTCTTTCTCGAAATTAcctattcatatttatacacTATAAATACCAAAAGTGAAATCTTTGACCAGCACGTACTACAGTATCGCTGcaattatcaattaagaaTCACGACGGGCCAGATCCATCTACGCACAATCCCAACGATAACACAGCGATAATCAGCGTCGAGGCATTAAACCCTTCCCTCACCCCGAAATCTCATCCCGTCTGAATGCGTCTTAACTAACCACGGGAGTCCCATGGTTTTCCCCAATTTCGTTCCCCAGACACCGAAATAACTTTACGCGTCTCGCCTGCCGCGAGATGCGTCTCTCCGAAACACAATTTTCCCCGACAATCCGTCCTGTCTCCTCGCTTTTGCGGGGAGGACCTCTGCCCAAGTTGTTACAACGACGTTCACCAAGTGAGCCCGTTGCCTGGGCTCGATTCTCGTGACAATTACAGagcgaggggaggaggagagaaagggggagggcAGGGAGAATAGCCCTTTCTGCGGGCGGTTTAATCGAAAACACACACCTTGAGATTCTCGAGCGAGCCCGTAAGACTTTTGCCCGCGTGCTCGTTTTCTCGGTCAGCGACGTCGCCCGCAGAACTCTCGCACGATTTCCCGCTGGACTTGTACTGAAAATTAACTACGGATTAACGGAAAATCGGTGAATTTGAGCGGTGGTTGGACGAAGGTATTTTTGGATTGATAAATAGAAGGTGTATTTTCGCTACTTTCTCCACGATCTTCTCCAACTCCGACAGCTTGTCCGCGGCGTTGATCAACTCCGAGCTCAATTTTCGCATCTGAATTATCATTTCGTCCGATTATTCGATTGGTGATCTTGGTTTTTTTCACGAGGCTAAGGATTTTGGATGGTTAaggatattttgtttttttttttttttttttttttgatgaaataattatccttAAGGATCATAAATCCATAGCCACGATTATTATGACATTGCAAGGGTTGAGAGTTTAAGAGTTTTAAGTTACTTCGTCTTCCAACTCGTTCGATGTTAATTTTTGCGTTTCTTTCTGAaaggataatttaataagtatatgTGTGTGCCTGAAGTGTAACAACGtttgaagaagaattaaaaatattccttcttGTGTACTGTACCACTTTAACCACGACCTTGTCGTACTCTGTTTTCTTATCCTTCAACGCCCCTATGTCGTCCAATTTCTGTAACAAtcgtttaaacgaaaaatcgatatgaTTGAATTTCTATCGGTATCCATCAACTAGACGCACCGTTCTATTCTGCTCCATGATCTTTAACATCTCCTTGTTCgacttttccattttcttaatCACCTGaaacgtgatatttttttttttttgtaaaaatcaaaaatattataaaatatattttcccgTTCCATAAAAAaccacaaaaatataatactcgTTTTCTGTTACTTCAAAACTCAAttccaaaaatagaaaaaagagaaaaattaatattctcaaCGATAAATACTCGGAAAGGAAATATCGTAAAtagatttcttaaaaaatttatcactttTACTCACCGTGGTGGCGTACCACAGAGCCACGTAGAAAAGTATATGCATCAGCACGCAGATATACACGTTGTCCAACACGTAAGCCCGTATGAACGACTGCatcgatgtaaaaaaaaaaaagaaaaaaaaatggaaatcatGAGTAATCACGCGATGTCTCACGTATTCGCCTATTTACGGTACCTGACGGTCGTATACATCGACGAGCTTCAGAATCGGATAGGATTTGACCAATCGGGAAAAATAAGTCTGCCTTTGCAAGAACATCCTCGCCAACGCAATCCATTGGCCGGTGTGTTGAAAAGATTTGGTTTAACTCCTCGCggagaaatggaaaatatcgaCTATGAGGTAAATAACTCGGGACGCGAGACACGTCTCCCCTGTAAACGAGAGACGAAAATCCGTCAGATGTTACATCGCAGTCATATTGAATTCGGTTACGGTTGAATAATCGACTGTCGAGCAATCGAGCGTTTGACTCGCGATTGATTCCTATATTCATTTCATGcctcttccctctttcttcGGGGAAACGGGATTTTAAACGAATTGAATAACACctcttattgaaattttgaaagttgtggaaattctgtaatttaattctataaatgaaTTCAGAGATAATTCGATTGATCtcggaaaatataatttgaaaatgatttattaatattgataataataaattcctatatcgagaatattattttacgattatttatttttctggaAGCACGAtgcaattgaaattatgaagtAACGAAGAATATGAAGAGTGgtgttattttaaaacgattattaCCCAgcttattatttaacttattattcTTTACGAAGTGTTATTAATATCCAATTATTTTCCTCGAGAATTACGTGCTATTTCGATATAAAGTATTTCAAGTATTATAACTCTATtttgaaagtataaaatagCTCTTTAAAAGTGTAGCGTGACTCACTCGGTAGTTGATAcagctttatattatatgcgaTAGCGTGTGGCATCGATGAGTCAcgctattttttctttttttttttttttataatttttaataccagTATCAAGATTCGAATTCAATTAGTTCGAGCTACATAGCACGGTATCGATCGTTCGCTATAATTATCGCCATCGAAACAAGGACGCAACGTTAAACTCGAAAAGAGAATTCTCATCGATCGTACAGTCGAGccaagtattaaataattgatcctGTAATTTCATAAACGTTACGACGATCCAAATACTCGATCGAGATACCatttaaatcgatttcgaagaaaagaaatgagaaTTATGTGATATATATGGAGTGTGATCGATTAACAGGGATAACACAATTTAATCTGGAATTGATCGATAATCGCTTATCATTAAACCCTATGGCTGatttaatttcgatcaatCCGTTATCGATTCGCGATATAACGATGCAttgttatcgataataaaCTTGAACGATGTCAGCTGGCGAAGTAagttgaaaagaaagagaagaaatggaaaagaaaaatacgattgaACGAGtgtttagaagaaaaaaaaggctaCGTGTTAATTACGTaacttttgatatttgataaatgaaaagttCGTGGATAATCTCtctcgttaaataatttttagaacgtcgcaagaattatttttatatcttcgatTATAACAGGATATCAATAATTGCTcatttaataagtaaatagaAGAGATCTATCAGAAtggatataattatgaaaaaaatatcatgaaattattatattcgatagGACGAGATGATGCGTCGAGCGATTTTATCGCTGCCAGGTCGTAAAGTAATTCGCCATTGATTTACGGAGATGCTAATTGGCCGGTGGCGTCCAAGTGCTTTTAGCGAGTCAGTCTTCGTGATTTCACAGGATTCGATCTCGAAACCATCGAAATTATCGTCGAATCCTCGGCGTTAACGTTACAACTGCTTTCCCTCGCCTTTGCatccaatttttatcttaatttcgcCCTACGAAAGAATCCTCGAAATACGAGGCGATTTTAATGGAAAACGTGAGGAGGAACAGGATGTATCGACGGGGATAGATCGTTTTAAAgggaaat encodes the following:
- the LOC107996829 gene encoding uncharacterized protein LOC107996829 translates to MFLQRQTYFSRLVKSYPILKLVDVYDRQSFIRAYVLDNVYICVLMHILFYVALWYATTVIKKMEKSNKEMLKIMEQNRTKLDDIGALKDKKTEYDKVVVKVKETQKLTSNELEDEMRKLSSELINAADKLSELEKIVEKLIFSTSPAGNRARVLRATSLTEKTSTRAKVLRARSRISRYSNRHFHRPCLRNLRPGNMGSLSLDLLANVVQLPQLQLRLHHQKSDSSNYASVEASSESAIYQQTEKLIWSGGDRRHNERRRKRYDKFWNNATSSRLNVKKLNSETLKNVTPLTKSLLGLVTIFTKEKF